Genomic window (Deinococcus detaillensis):
GGAGCGCAGCGACACCTTGACCCGTTCACCGTAATCTTTGTACATCACCGCCAACTCGGTGCCGTCGGCGTTGCGGATGGTGTTGACATACGACTCCACGTCTTCCCAAGCTGAGCCGGTGCGCTTCAATGCGGCTTCGTCGACGTGCGAGGACACGACCAAACCGTCCAGTGAAAAGGCCATCTGATCGAGCACTTCGCGCAGCAGAGAGTAATAACGGGGCGGGTTGCGGGCCATCTGGTCATTGATCCACGGGAGGGCCGCGCCGCGCTCCACCAAGTCGGCGGCGGTTCGCAGCACCTGCGGGGTTGTATTGGAAAACCGGAACGAGCCGGTGTCGGTGCTGGTGCCGAGCAGCAGCGGCGTGGCGATGTCGGCACTCCACGCCGCACCCAGCGCGTCCACCACGTCTTTGACCATCATGGCCGCCGCCGCCTGCGAGGGATCGACCACGCTGACAGCGGCCTTGCGGCGGTTGGTGCCGTGGTGGTCGATGTTGACGACTGGCCCCTCAAAGGCGCTGATGTCGGCTCCAGCCACCCGCGCCGTGTCGGTGTTGTCGACGTCCAGCACGGCAGCCAGAGCGTTTTCCGGCCACGTTTCAAGCTGAGGCAGCACTTCACCTTCCTGGGGCAAAAAGGTCAGGTAACGCGGCACCTGCATGTAGGTCTGAGCGTCCTTGCCGAGCGACCTGAGCGCCCGCTGAAGGCCCAGACAGCTACCCAGCGCGTCTCCGTCCGGGTCGATGTGGGCCAGAATCACGATGGGGCCAGCGTGGGCCTTAAGGCAGGTCGCCGCTTCCTGCACGAGTTCGGCGTAACGGGGTTCGGCGGCATTTTGAGCAGTCATGCAGAGGAGTATAAACAAGCGCGGCGAAAAAGCAGTCGGAAGAATTGCCCATCTGGTCAGCTCTTTGGGC
Coding sequences:
- a CDS encoding DHH family phosphoesterase codes for the protein MTAQNAAEPRYAELVQEAATCLKAHAGPIVILAHIDPDGDALGSCLGLQRALRSLGKDAQTYMQVPRYLTFLPQEGEVLPQLETWPENALAAVLDVDNTDTARVAGADISAFEGPVVNIDHHGTNRRKAAVSVVDPSQAAAAMMVKDVVDALGAAWSADIATPLLLGTSTDTGSFRFSNTTPQVLRTAADLVERGAALPWINDQMARNPPRYYSLLREVLDQMAFSLDGLVVSSHVDEAALKRTGSAWEDVESYVNTIRNADGTELAVMYKDYGERVKVSLRSRGLVSAQNIAVVLGGGGHVAAAGASVAAPYAETVARFEAAADAELRRVGLR